The sequence below is a genomic window from Polyangiaceae bacterium.
CGCGCGGCGCTGTGGCCGAAGCTGCGTCGAGCATTGCTCAGTCACGATCAAGACGAGGTGCGAATCCTGTGTCCTGATCTCCACGAGCTCGTGGAGACGCGCCGCTTGGCCCAACGCCATGACGTGGAGGCGCGCGATTTGGAGTCGATGATTCGCCGGCTCGATGGTCGCGCGTTCGACCACCCAGAGTGGCTCGCCAGTGCGCTCACCCTGCGCCAGCTCGTCGTGCGACACATCCGAGAAGAGGAGAACGAGCTCTTCCCCACGGCACAACGGGCGCTCGGGGCGGCGCGCGCTGCAGAGCTGAAGGAAGCCTATTGCCGAACCAAGGCGAAGGGGGGCTCTCGTTCAACCCTGGCGAGCGGTCTCCTCGGAGGGACCCAGTAGCTCGAGCGCGCCACGAGCGCACACGTGGAGGAGAGGGAATCATGCCGCACACCCGCAGTTCACTCGATTACAGCAAGCTTCCGGAGCACAAGTTTGTCGGAGCGACGTCGCAACCATTCGTCGGGATCTTCAAGACGCTCGTCGCAGAACACCGCGACCTAGCCTCGATGATCAAGCGCCTCGCCGCTGCAGAAGACGCGAAGGCTCGAGCGGAGATCTTT
It includes:
- a CDS encoding hemerythrin domain-containing protein, with translation MDYRIPEFSGDRHQVSRRARAKQHARGFEGIFETLVEEHTEAAMMLDVLCRTTDAKQRAALWPKLRRALLSHDQDEVRILCPDLHELVETRRLAQRHDVEARDLESMIRRLDGRAFDHPEWLASALTLRQLVVRHIREEENELFPTAQRALGAARAAELKEAYCRTKAKGGSRSTLASGLLGGTQ